A single Dechloromonas denitrificans DNA region contains:
- the pilV gene encoding type IV pilus modification protein PilV produces MINQTKPLSQQSGVVLLEALLAILVFSFGVLALVGLQATAIKQSTDARYRSEASLLANDIISQMWVSDRTTTTLQTNFNTGGASYNTWFNRVSTTLPGVVANTATAPTISIDAQGIATVTLFWNAPNERVGSTPHNFVAIAQIR; encoded by the coding sequence ATGATTAATCAAACCAAGCCACTCTCTCAACAATCAGGTGTAGTTCTTCTTGAAGCGTTGCTGGCGATTCTGGTTTTCTCGTTTGGTGTTCTGGCCCTGGTGGGTCTTCAAGCAACAGCGATCAAGCAATCGACCGATGCCCGATACCGCTCCGAAGCCTCGCTGTTGGCCAATGACATCATCAGCCAAATGTGGGTCAGCGACAGGACCACGACAACGCTACAAACAAATTTCAACACCGGTGGCGCCAGCTATAACACTTGGTTCAACCGAGTTAGCACCACTCTTCCCGGGGTTGTGGCCAATACTGCGACAGCACCGACGATAAGCATTGATGCACAGGGCATTGCGACCGTAACGCTCTTCTGGAACGCCCCCAATGAGCGCGTCGGCTCGACACCTCATAACTTTGTGGCGATCGCCCAGATCCGGTAA
- a CDS encoding PilW family protein, whose translation MKTKTQNYMHRHSGFSLIEIMVGLAIGMLGIIVMMQVYALSEERKRTTTAGSDAQNNAIIALDAIQRDISRSGHGFANTRLMGCNLQLPSGATIPLAPVIVNPAATVIPVGDANTDTLLVSYGNADDQPDGYNVNNQSGSTYTITGTGMMKQNDRAIAAPAACGATTLVLGTVQSVTNSVIQLSSSEAGTALYNLGGTPRFLAYAIRSGNLTVCNYMINNCGDSTAATLANQAIWRPIASNVVSLRAQYGRDTSGSMDGIVDSYDQTTPATACAWARASAIRFALVTRSGQFEKAAVTAAAPIWTGTGGAPIDLSVNTLPVQSEWQQYRYRVFETTAPIRNVAWMGAIAGC comes from the coding sequence TTGAAAACGAAAACCCAAAATTATATGCACCGCCACTCGGGCTTCAGCCTGATAGAAATCATGGTTGGCCTGGCGATCGGGATGTTGGGCATTATCGTCATGATGCAGGTTTATGCCCTCTCCGAAGAGCGCAAACGAACGACAACCGCGGGGAGTGATGCTCAAAATAACGCAATCATTGCACTTGATGCAATCCAGCGGGATATTTCGCGCAGTGGCCATGGCTTTGCAAACACCCGGTTGATGGGCTGCAATCTGCAGCTACCAAGTGGCGCCACGATCCCCTTAGCGCCAGTAATCGTCAATCCAGCGGCAACCGTAATTCCTGTGGGTGACGCCAACACCGACACCCTCCTGGTGTCGTACGGGAACGCTGACGACCAGCCGGACGGCTACAACGTGAACAACCAAAGCGGTTCGACCTACACGATTACCGGAACGGGAATGATGAAGCAGAATGACCGGGCCATCGCCGCACCAGCCGCTTGCGGCGCAACCACGCTGGTCCTCGGGACAGTGCAATCGGTAACCAACTCAGTTATTCAACTTTCAAGCTCCGAAGCAGGAACCGCTCTTTACAACCTGGGCGGCACCCCACGATTTTTGGCTTATGCCATTCGCTCAGGAAACCTGACAGTCTGCAATTACATGATCAACAATTGTGGTGATTCAACTGCAGCCACGCTTGCCAACCAGGCGATCTGGCGACCAATTGCCAGCAATGTGGTCAGCCTGCGCGCCCAGTACGGGCGCGATACCAGCGGGAGCATGGATGGAATCGTCGACTCATACGACCAGACCACACCAGCAACGGCATGCGCCTGGGCAAGGGCTTCGGCAATACGCTTTGCCTTGGTCACGCGTAGCGGCCAATTTGAAAAGGCCGCGGTAACAGCAGCAGCACCAATATGGACTGGCACAGGGGGAGCACCAATCGATCTCTCGGTCAACACTCTCCCGGTTCAGAGCGAATGGCAGCAATACCGCTACCGGGTCTTTGAAACGACTGCGCCGATTCGTAACGTCGCCTGGATGGGAGCGATCGCGGGATGCTAA